In Terriglobia bacterium, the genomic window CATGCCCTGCTGCACGATGACGTGGCAAGTGGAGCAGGCGCACACCCCGCCACAGGCGTGGTCCAGGCCCATCTTGAAGCCCTCGGCGATGTCCAGGATGCTTCCCGGAATCCCGTTGTGGCCGTAAGGGAACTGCGCCGGATCGACCTCGACCGTCTTGCCGCTGGGAAGAAACGTAACCTTGTATTTCTTCGTGGCGGTTTTGTATTTGACTTCGTCAATATAGGGGTTGCTGCCGCCCATGTGATTCTCCTCTGCCCTCAAACCTCTGCCAGGCGCCGGCCTTCGAGGGCCGTCGAAAGCGCGCTGTTCATCATCAGCTCGGCCAGGTGCGTGGTCGCCTGGTTCAGCTCGTCAATGCGCGCGCGCACCAGCTTGTAATCGCTGCCCGCGGCCGCGGCCTGCAGCGCCGCGACACTCGCGTCAATCTTTTCGCGCTCGCCGCCGGCGAGCTGCGCGGCTGGAACCGCGGCCAGCGCCTTGGCCGTGGCGGTCAAGATCGATTCCGCCTCGGTGCGCGCTTCGATCAGTTGGCGCTCCGCAAAATCCTGCTCCGCATACTCGATGGACTCCTCCAGCATGCGCTCGACCTCGGCGTCGTTCAGCCCGTAGCTCGGCTGCACTTCCACCGTGTGCTGCTCGCCGGTGCGCAGATCTTTCGCGGCCACCTGCAGGATGCCGTTGGCGTCGATCAGGAATTTCACCTCGATGCGCGGCAGCCCCGCCGGCGCCGGCGGCACCTTCAGCGTAAAGCGCGCCAGCGAGCGGCAATCCTTGGCCATCTCGCGCTCGCCCTGCACCACGTGAATGTCGATCCCTGTCTGGTTGTCCACCCCGGTGGTGTAGAGTTCCTGCGCGCTCGCCGGAATCGTCGAATTGCGCGGGATGATCTTGGCCACCGCGCCGCCGTACGTCTCGATGCCCAGCGAAAGCGGAGCAACATCCAGCAGCAGCATGTTCTTCACCCCGCGCGCCAGGATGTCCGCCTGCACGGCCGCACCGAGCGCCACCACTTCGTCGGGGTTCAGTTCGACGTGCGGCTTGCGGCCAAAGAATTTCTCGACCGTGCTGCGAATCAGCGGCGTGCGCGTGGTGCCGCCCACCAGCACCACTTCGTC contains:
- a CDS encoding 2Fe-2S iron-sulfur cluster binding domain-containing protein produces the protein MGGSNPYIDEVKYKTATKKYKVTFLPSGKTVEVDPAQFPYGHNGIPGSILDIAEGFKMGLDHACGGVCACSTCHVIVQQGMETCNEATDAELDQLDEAPGITPKSRLGCQCVPDGTTDITVEIPEWNKNYAKELDH
- a CDS encoding Hsp70 family protein, giving the protein DKATLRFPLAGGAVYAREFTRAALDALIAPVVERTMKPVRQALADAQLQPTEMDEVVLVGGTTRTPLIRSTVEKFFGRKPHVELNPDEVVALGAAVQADILARGVKNMLLLDVAPLSLGIETYGGAVAKIIPRNSTIPASAQELYTTGVDNQTGIDIHVVQGEREMAKDCRSLARFTLKVPPAPAGLPRIEVKFLIDANGILQVAAKDLRTGEQHTVEVQPSYGLNDAEVERMLEESIEYAEQDFAERQLIEARTEAESILTATAKALAAVPAAQLAGGEREKIDASVAALQAAAAGSDYKLVRARIDELNQATTHLAELMMNSALSTALEGRRLAEV